In Bacillus cytotoxicus NVH 391-98, the following are encoded in one genomic region:
- the mecA gene encoding adaptor protein MecA, with translation MDIERINDHTMKFFITYVDIEDRGFNREEIWYNRERSEQLFWEMMDEARDYDDFFIDGPLWIQVQALDKGIEVLVTKAQLSKDGQKLELPIGLDKIIDIPLDESIESLFQQELEEEGTVTNFNEDGTLGFLIKFEDFEDVISLSHRLIFEDIKDQLYSFENRYYVYVEFDEVLHDEEEIDRILSIILEYGEESTLTIHRVSEYGKEIMSEHALETIRKHFPSKT, from the coding sequence TTGGATATTGAAAGAATTAATGATCATACGATGAAATTTTTCATTACGTACGTTGATATAGAGGATAGAGGATTTAATCGCGAAGAAATTTGGTATAATCGCGAGCGAAGTGAACAATTATTTTGGGAAATGATGGATGAAGCACGTGATTACGATGACTTCTTTATTGATGGACCATTGTGGATTCAAGTACAAGCGTTAGACAAAGGGATTGAAGTGCTTGTAACGAAAGCACAGCTTTCAAAAGATGGACAAAAATTAGAATTACCGATAGGTCTCGATAAAATTATTGATATTCCTCTAGATGAAAGCATTGAATCGTTATTTCAACAAGAATTAGAGGAAGAAGGAACGGTTACGAATTTTAATGAAGATGGAACACTTGGATTTTTAATTAAGTTTGAAGATTTTGAAGATGTTATTTCATTAAGTCATCGCCTAATTTTTGAAGATATAAAAGACCAACTATATTCATTTGAAAATCGTTATTATGTATATGTTGAATTCGATGAAGTGCTACACGATGAGGAAGAAATTGACCGTATTTTAAGTATTATTTTAGAATATGGAGAGGAATCTACTTTAACGATTCACCGTGTGAGTGAGTATGGGAAAGAGATTATGAGCGAACATGCACTTGAGACAATTCGTAAGCATTTTCCTTCTAAAACGTAG
- the pepF gene encoding oligoendopeptidase F — MSEQNAGKVLPDRSEIEEKNTWRLEDIFQTDEAWEKEFQAIKELLPKLNEFKGKLGDSAESLLAALQYEDEISMRLGKLYTYAHMRYDQDTTNSTYQALNDRAMNLYSQVSSSTAYIVPEILKISQELLQSFLQENKELRVYEHALEEITRQRPHVLSEAEESLLAEAAEVMSSSSNTFGMLNNADLKFPSIKDENGEEVEVTHGRYIQFLESDDRRVRHDAFHAVYETYGKFKNTFASTLSGAVKRNNFNARVRKYDSARQAALSNNHIPETVYDQLIETVHNHLHLLHRYIDIRKRALKLDELHMYDLYTPLVPEVKMNVKYEEAQEILLKSLHVLGDEYVDILKEAYENRWVDVYENKGKRSGAYSSGAYGTNPYILMNWHDNVNNLFTLAHEFGHSVHSYYTRKTQPHVYGDYSIFVAEVASTCNEALLNDYLLKTTEDKKERLYLLNHYLEGFRGTVFRQTMFAEFEHIIHQKVQEGHAVTPDMLTEIYYDLNKTYFGDAVVIDKEIGLEWSRIPHFYYNYYVYQYATGFSAATALSKQILEEGKPAVERYINEFLKAGSSDYPIEVLKKAGVDMTSPEPVKEALQVFEEKLNELEALLFEKK, encoded by the coding sequence ATGTCGGAACAAAATGCAGGAAAAGTATTACCAGATCGCAGTGAAATTGAAGAAAAAAATACGTGGCGTTTAGAAGATATCTTTCAAACGGATGAAGCGTGGGAAAAAGAATTTCAAGCCATAAAAGAGCTATTACCGAAGTTAAATGAGTTTAAGGGTAAGCTTGGTGATTCTGCCGAGTCCTTATTAGCAGCATTACAATATGAAGATGAAATTTCTATGCGGTTAGGAAAATTATATACATATGCACATATGCGTTACGATCAAGATACAACCAATTCTACTTATCAAGCACTCAACGATCGTGCGATGAACTTATACTCACAAGTTTCCAGTAGCACAGCATACATCGTGCCTGAAATTTTAAAGATTTCACAAGAACTGTTACAGTCGTTCTTACAGGAAAATAAAGAATTACGCGTGTATGAACATGCATTAGAAGAGATTACACGTCAGCGTCCTCACGTATTATCTGAGGCTGAAGAATCATTGCTGGCAGAAGCGGCTGAAGTCATGAGTTCTTCAAGTAATACATTTGGGATGTTGAATAATGCGGATTTAAAATTTCCATCGATTAAAGATGAGAATGGAGAGGAAGTAGAAGTTACGCATGGTCGCTATATTCAATTTTTAGAGAGTGATGATCGTCGCGTGCGCCATGATGCTTTTCATGCTGTGTATGAAACGTACGGGAAATTTAAAAATACATTTGCGAGTACTTTAAGTGGTGCGGTAAAACGCAATAACTTCAATGCTCGCGTACGCAAATATGATTCTGCACGTCAAGCAGCATTAAGTAACAATCATATTCCGGAAACGGTATATGATCAACTTATCGAAACCGTACACAATCATTTACATTTATTACACCGTTACATTGATATTCGTAAACGTGCATTAAAACTCGATGAATTACATATGTACGACTTATACACTCCTCTTGTACCAGAAGTGAAAATGAATGTGAAATATGAAGAAGCACAAGAGATTTTATTAAAATCGTTACATGTTCTTGGTGACGAATATGTTGACATTTTAAAAGAAGCATATGAAAATCGCTGGGTAGATGTATACGAAAATAAAGGGAAGCGTAGCGGAGCTTATTCATCTGGAGCATATGGAACAAACCCATATATCTTAATGAACTGGCATGATAATGTAAATAACTTATTTACATTAGCGCATGAATTTGGTCATTCTGTGCATAGTTACTATACAAGAAAAACACAACCGCACGTGTATGGAGATTATTCCATCTTTGTGGCTGAAGTTGCTTCTACATGTAATGAAGCGCTTCTTAATGACTATCTGTTAAAAACAACAGAAGATAAAAAAGAGCGTTTATATTTATTAAATCATTATTTAGAAGGATTCCGCGGAACAGTATTCCGTCAAACGATGTTTGCGGAATTTGAACATATCATCCATCAAAAGGTACAAGAAGGTCATGCAGTAACACCAGATATGTTAACTGAAATTTACTATGACTTAAATAAAACATACTTTGGAGATGCCGTAGTAATTGATAAAGAAATTGGATTAGAATGGTCCCGTATCCCGCATTTCTATTACAATTACTACGTATACCAATATGCAACAGGATTTAGTGCAGCGACTGCTTTATCGAAACAGATTTTAGAAGAAGGAAAGCCAGCAGTAGAGCGCTATATTAATGAATTCTTAAAAGCTGGAAGCTCCGATTATCCAATCGAGGTATTGAAAAAAGCAGGGGTAGATATGACATCACCAGAGCCTGTTAAAGAAGCATTACAAGTATTTGAAGAGAAGTTAAATGAGTTAGAAGCTTTATTATTTGAAAAGAAATAA
- a CDS encoding peptide ABC transporter substrate-binding protein: protein MRKKLPIFVASTMAVSMVLGACSYQKDEPKAKGTSGKSGAKQVLNLIETQEIPTMDPALSADSLSAEVMNNTMEGLYRLGKGDKLVPGIATEFKKSDDGKKYTFTLRKDAKWSNGDLVTAKDFEYAWKRAINPDTAAKSAYMMYDIKNAEKINKKEMAPDQLGVKAINDYTLEVELEHAVPYFVDLLIYPLFYPVNEKYVTEQGDKFGLEANTTLYNGPFVLSEWKHERSFQMKKNPSYWEHKEVKLEEVNFNIVKDTATPINLYETKAVDRAILLAEFIDKYKGKPDFKTFEETTVFFLRLNQKDPALANKNIRKAISLAFDRKPFVETILNNGSTAATGLIPGNFMFGPNKKDFRVENGDIVKPNIKEAQKYWEAGKKELGKNEIELELLNEDVELSKKTGEYLKGELEKNLPGLTLKIKQQPFAQKLKLEGAGDYVMSFTGWSADFPDPISYLDMFVTGGTQNKMGYSNPKYDEIIMKAKKNGNDANARWKSLLTAEKMLLEDAAIVPVYQRGRAYLQRETVKDLYFHKYGGDLSFKWTSVE, encoded by the coding sequence ATGAGGAAAAAACTACCGATTTTCGTAGCATCTACGATGGCAGTAAGTATGGTGTTAGGGGCATGTAGTTATCAAAAAGATGAACCGAAGGCAAAAGGGACTAGCGGTAAAAGCGGTGCAAAGCAAGTCTTAAATTTAATTGAAACACAAGAAATTCCAACGATGGATCCAGCTTTATCAGCCGATTCGCTTTCTGCCGAAGTAATGAATAATACAATGGAAGGATTGTATCGCCTTGGAAAAGGAGATAAATTAGTTCCAGGAATCGCGACAGAATTTAAAAAATCAGATGACGGTAAGAAATATACATTTACATTACGGAAAGATGCGAAATGGTCTAACGGAGATCTTGTAACAGCGAAAGATTTTGAATATGCATGGAAGCGAGCAATTAATCCTGATACGGCTGCAAAATCTGCATATATGATGTACGATATAAAAAATGCTGAAAAGATTAATAAAAAAGAAATGGCACCGGATCAATTAGGGGTAAAAGCCATTAATGATTATACATTGGAAGTAGAATTAGAGCATGCTGTACCATATTTTGTAGACTTATTAATATATCCTTTATTTTATCCTGTAAATGAAAAGTATGTAACAGAGCAAGGGGATAAATTTGGACTAGAAGCGAACACAACACTTTACAACGGTCCATTTGTATTGAGTGAGTGGAAACATGAGAGAAGCTTCCAGATGAAAAAGAATCCATCTTATTGGGAGCATAAAGAAGTAAAATTAGAAGAAGTGAATTTTAATATTGTAAAAGACACAGCTACACCGATTAATTTATATGAAACAAAAGCGGTAGATCGTGCTATATTATTGGCAGAATTTATCGATAAATATAAAGGAAAACCAGACTTTAAAACATTTGAAGAAACAACAGTATTCTTCCTTCGTTTAAATCAAAAAGATCCAGCATTAGCGAATAAAAATATTCGTAAGGCCATTTCGCTTGCTTTTGATAGAAAACCATTTGTGGAGACAATCTTAAACAATGGATCTACAGCAGCAACAGGGTTAATCCCGGGAAATTTCATGTTTGGGCCGAATAAAAAAGATTTCCGGGTGGAAAATGGTGACATTGTGAAACCAAATATAAAAGAAGCTCAAAAATATTGGGAAGCGGGTAAAAAAGAGCTTGGTAAAAATGAAATTGAATTAGAATTATTAAATGAAGATGTGGAATTGTCGAAAAAAACAGGTGAGTATTTAAAAGGGGAATTAGAAAAGAACTTACCAGGTTTAACGCTGAAAATAAAGCAACAACCATTTGCGCAAAAATTAAAACTAGAAGGTGCTGGCGACTATGTCATGTCATTCACTGGTTGGAGTGCTGATTTTCCAGATCCAATTTCATACCTTGATATGTTTGTAACAGGTGGCACACAAAATAAAATGGGATACTCGAATCCAAAATATGATGAAATAATTATGAAGGCAAAGAAAAATGGGAACGATGCAAATGCTCGCTGGAAAAGCTTACTTACAGCAGAAAAGATGCTGCTAGAAGATGCAGCGATTGTACCAGTATACCAGCGCGGAAGAGCGTATTTACAAAGAGAAACAGTTAAGGATCTATACTTTCATAAATATGGAGGAGATTTAAGCTTTAAATGGACATCTGTTGAATAA
- a CDS encoding competence protein CoiA yields MALLFVAKRENGETIHLLYHQDKKKLLILREKERFFCPACGKEVQLKLGNQKVWHFAHKNIEQCIGSAEPESNYHMRGKEQLYRWIISQKFCAEIEKYLPEIRQRPDILIERNGRRLAIEYQCTSISANQLQKRTYAYQKAGIQIIWILGGNQLNRNATYWTSISSFHAFCIQSYPQPYLLFFCPDKKIFQKCIFLIPFSTNIHFAHIIPFSIRTSTFENIFQQIPFPKGVLERVWQNKKNYFRMHALPIWNGHQKALLRMFYQLKISPSIFPSEIGVPLPSAFSFQTSPFIWQAFLCLDFMENFKRGDYFSLHAVFSYVSNKRNLKRRILPYFPQHVWKLAIIEYMDFLCSAGIIEKVDKYKYRKVKGITILKTEKEIKEYDTICLAHAISLFEAKYNM; encoded by the coding sequence GTGGCGCTATTGTTTGTGGCGAAGCGAGAAAACGGTGAAACAATCCACCTTCTCTATCATCAAGATAAGAAAAAATTGCTTATATTACGAGAAAAGGAACGTTTTTTTTGTCCAGCTTGCGGAAAAGAAGTACAATTAAAATTAGGGAATCAAAAAGTTTGGCATTTCGCTCATAAAAATATCGAGCAGTGCATAGGCTCAGCAGAACCTGAATCAAATTATCATATGAGGGGGAAAGAACAGTTATATAGATGGATCATATCGCAAAAGTTCTGCGCCGAAATTGAGAAGTATCTCCCGGAAATTCGTCAGAGACCAGATATTTTAATAGAGAGGAATGGGAGAAGACTGGCGATTGAATATCAGTGCACGTCCATTTCGGCAAATCAATTACAAAAGCGAACATATGCGTATCAGAAAGCAGGCATACAAATCATTTGGATATTAGGCGGTAACCAATTGAACAGAAATGCTACGTATTGGACTTCTATATCTTCTTTTCATGCTTTTTGTATTCAATCTTATCCTCAACCATATCTCTTATTTTTTTGCCCCGATAAAAAAATATTCCAAAAGTGTATATTTTTGATCCCATTCTCTACGAATATTCATTTTGCACATATCATTCCTTTTTCTATACGAACAAGTACATTTGAAAATATTTTTCAGCAAATTCCTTTTCCAAAAGGCGTGTTAGAAAGAGTATGGCAAAATAAAAAGAACTACTTTCGCATGCACGCTCTACCCATTTGGAATGGTCATCAGAAAGCATTGCTTCGTATGTTCTATCAACTGAAAATTTCTCCATCTATTTTTCCCTCTGAAATTGGAGTTCCGCTCCCATCTGCTTTTTCATTTCAAACATCGCCCTTTATATGGCAAGCGTTTCTTTGTCTAGACTTTATGGAGAATTTTAAGCGTGGAGACTATTTTTCCTTACATGCTGTATTTTCTTATGTAAGTAACAAGCGTAACTTGAAAAGACGAATCTTACCGTATTTTCCGCAACATGTATGGAAATTAGCTATTATAGAGTATATGGATTTTTTATGTAGCGCTGGAATAATTGAAAAAGTAGATAAGTATAAGTATCGAAAAGTAAAAGGAATTACGATATTAAAAACAGAGAAGGAAATAAAAGAATATGATACGATTTGTCTAGCACATGCCATATCGCTATTTGAAGCAAAGTATAACATGTGA
- a CDS encoding ClpXP adapter SpxH family protein — protein MDKQEAKHMRMPSSSTCEHKSVEAYLFVDPLCKDCWEIESIVMKLCLEYGGYFSIRHILTGKVDGATPSSHKWNKPANIRFVWEKTTSLHGFSCDGKVHMQEAASTPYLASLAIKAAELQGRKAGSRFLRKLQEYIFLENVLKPDANVLLTCAKQSGIDAEEFQKDLHSISAKKAFQCDLKFTNEMHITEIPSLVFFHANSDEEGIKIAGIYSYDVYVQLLKELVKCEMEPVPLPPLERLLEMVQFISSKELSFIYECSQQEIERELKKLSLKRKVQMIEMRCVRYWKWIKKEKDLV, from the coding sequence ATGGATAAACAAGAAGCAAAGCATATGCGTATGCCTTCTTCTTCCACTTGTGAACATAAATCTGTAGAAGCCTATTTGTTTGTTGATCCACTTTGCAAAGACTGCTGGGAAATCGAGTCAATTGTCATGAAACTATGTCTTGAATATGGAGGGTACTTTTCGATACGACATATATTAACTGGAAAAGTAGACGGAGCAACTCCCTCCTCACACAAATGGAATAAACCTGCTAATATTCGATTTGTGTGGGAAAAAACAACGAGCTTGCATGGATTTTCATGTGATGGAAAAGTTCATATGCAAGAGGCCGCATCTACACCATATTTAGCCTCGCTTGCCATTAAGGCAGCGGAGTTGCAAGGTCGAAAAGCAGGTTCGAGGTTTTTGCGAAAACTCCAGGAGTACATTTTTCTTGAAAATGTATTAAAGCCTGATGCAAACGTATTGCTAACATGCGCGAAACAAAGCGGGATTGATGCAGAAGAATTTCAAAAAGACTTACATTCTATTAGTGCAAAAAAAGCATTTCAATGCGATTTAAAATTTACAAATGAAATGCATATTACCGAGATTCCTTCTCTCGTATTTTTTCATGCAAATTCAGATGAAGAAGGCATCAAAATTGCCGGCATTTATTCTTATGATGTATATGTTCAGCTCTTAAAAGAACTTGTAAAATGTGAAATGGAACCAGTGCCATTACCACCACTAGAACGATTACTAGAAATGGTTCAGTTCATATCTTCTAAAGAACTTTCCTTTATTTATGAATGCTCGCAGCAAGAAATAGAACGGGAGCTAAAGAAATTATCTCTCAAAAGAAAAGTGCAAATGATTGAAATGAGATGTGTACGTTATTGGAAATGGATTAAAAAAGAAAAAGACCTGGTGTAA
- a CDS encoding TerC family protein, which produces MGVDFLTSILMIVGIDVVLGGDNAIVIALASRNLPESKRNKAIFIGTSLAIVLRIFLTILAVYLLDIPFLQLIGGILLTLIAVNLLTDNSNDLSSIQAKTTLFQAVRTIVFADLVMGFDNVLAIAGAAHGNILLVIVGLFISIPIIIWGSKLILLLMERFPLLIYCGGAILAYTAGKMITHEARLATFFHQNPTFTAGIPFLFVLTVLAIGIIVQHVKPRNTNE; this is translated from the coding sequence ATGGGGGTAGATTTTTTAACATCTATACTTATGATTGTCGGTATTGATGTTGTATTAGGTGGCGATAACGCGATTGTCATCGCACTAGCTAGCCGGAACTTACCTGAATCTAAACGGAACAAAGCCATCTTTATAGGTACTAGCTTAGCCATTGTACTACGAATTTTTCTCACAATACTCGCTGTCTATTTACTTGATATTCCCTTCTTGCAACTGATTGGCGGCATTTTACTGACACTGATTGCCGTCAATTTACTTACTGATAATAGCAATGATCTTTCTTCTATTCAAGCAAAAACAACTCTCTTTCAAGCTGTTCGAACAATTGTATTTGCTGATCTTGTCATGGGATTTGATAATGTTCTTGCCATCGCTGGAGCGGCCCACGGAAATATTCTTCTCGTCATAGTCGGTCTATTCATTTCTATTCCGATTATTATTTGGGGCAGCAAACTTATTTTATTATTGATGGAACGCTTTCCTCTTCTTATTTATTGCGGCGGAGCGATTCTTGCTTACACAGCCGGAAAAATGATTACACATGAGGCACGACTCGCAACATTCTTTCATCAAAATCCTACTTTTACAGCTGGCATTCCGTTCCTTTTCGTTTTGACAGTTCTCGCTATCGGAATCATTGTTCAGCACGTAAAACCGCGTAACACGAATGAATAA
- the spx gene encoding transcriptional regulator Spx, translating to MVTLYSSPSCTSCRKAKLWLEENHIPYTERNIFSDPLTIEEIKEILRMTESGTDEIISTRSKVFQELNVNLESLPLQDLYKMIRDYPGILRRPIMIDEKRLQVGYNEDEIRRFLPRTVRTFQLREAQRLVN from the coding sequence ATGGTAACATTATATAGTTCTCCAAGCTGTACGTCTTGTAGAAAGGCAAAATTATGGCTAGAGGAAAATCATATTCCCTATACAGAACGTAATATTTTCTCAGATCCATTAACGATTGAGGAAATTAAAGAAATTTTACGTATGACAGAAAGCGGGACGGATGAGATTATTTCAACTCGCTCGAAAGTTTTCCAAGAATTAAATGTTAACTTAGAATCTTTACCACTTCAAGATTTATATAAGATGATTCGTGATTATCCAGGTATTTTACGTCGTCCAATTATGATTGATGAAAAACGCCTGCAAGTAGGGTATAATGAAGACGAAATTCGTCGTTTCTTACCACGTACAGTAAGAACATTTCAATTACGCGAAGCACAACGTCTTGTAAATTAA
- the cls gene encoding cardiolipin synthase encodes MKNTLKLLFFFVGLFIAFVSLRMVIDVAFYSDVIGIRNISFLGITSILFTISAFLIGCVIFLENRHPSKTLTWLIVLGIFPVIGFFAYLLFGQNFRRKRMFQKKALLDEQAFLQYKGHEDYRERILQKHKHQELLFRLADRLGALNISFQTETKVLTNGEETFQAILQGLQKAKHHIHMEYYIVRDDKLGTKIKDILIQKVKEGVVVRFLYDAVGSFKLSNAYIEELNKAGVEMIPFFPVRFPILNDKINYRNHRKIVVIDGNEGFVGGLNIGDEYLGENKYFGFWRDTHLYLRGEAVQSLQLIFLQDWFYMTGEAVLAPEYLQAQSVEGDHWGGVQLVAGGPDNKWETIKHLYFAMIASARKSIWIATPYFIPDDDILSALKVAALAGIDVRLLMPSKPDKRTVFYASRSYFPELLDAGVKIYEYEKGFLHSKVVIVDSDLASIGTANMDMRSFHLNFEVNAFLYDTGSIRKLVQDFEEDLQVSSEIHGDHFHKRRLHKRIVESTYRLLSPLL; translated from the coding sequence ATGAAAAATACATTAAAACTACTTTTCTTTTTTGTAGGATTATTTATAGCGTTTGTTTCGTTACGTATGGTTATTGATGTAGCTTTTTATTCAGATGTAATAGGCATACGAAATATTTCGTTTTTAGGTATTACAAGTATTTTATTTACCATTTCAGCATTTTTAATTGGTTGTGTAATTTTCTTAGAAAATAGACACCCTTCTAAAACATTAACATGGCTCATTGTACTAGGCATTTTCCCTGTCATTGGCTTTTTTGCTTATTTATTATTTGGACAAAATTTTCGAAGAAAGCGCATGTTCCAAAAGAAGGCACTTTTGGATGAACAGGCTTTCTTACAGTACAAGGGACATGAAGATTATAGAGAGCGTATTTTACAAAAACATAAACATCAGGAGCTATTATTTCGTTTAGCTGATCGCCTTGGGGCACTGAATATTTCTTTTCAGACGGAAACAAAGGTGTTAACGAATGGTGAAGAAACGTTTCAAGCCATTTTGCAAGGCTTACAAAAGGCGAAGCATCATATTCATATGGAATACTATATTGTGCGCGATGACAAACTTGGGACAAAGATTAAAGATATTTTAATCCAAAAGGTGAAAGAAGGAGTTGTTGTTCGCTTTTTATATGATGCGGTAGGTAGTTTTAAACTTTCAAATGCCTATATTGAAGAATTGAATAAGGCGGGAGTGGAGATGATCCCGTTCTTCCCAGTCCGTTTTCCCATTTTAAATGATAAAATTAATTATCGAAATCATCGAAAAATCGTGGTGATTGATGGGAATGAAGGGTTTGTAGGGGGACTTAATATTGGCGATGAATATTTAGGAGAAAATAAATATTTTGGATTTTGGCGAGATACGCATTTATATTTACGAGGCGAAGCTGTTCAAAGTTTACAATTGATTTTTTTACAAGATTGGTTTTATATGACAGGCGAAGCTGTACTAGCTCCTGAATATTTACAAGCACAATCTGTAGAAGGAGATCATTGGGGGGGCGTACAGCTTGTAGCAGGAGGGCCAGATAACAAATGGGAAACGATTAAACATCTATATTTTGCGATGATTGCCTCTGCGAGAAAATCGATTTGGATTGCTACACCGTACTTTATTCCCGATGATGATATTTTGTCGGCGCTGAAAGTTGCCGCGCTTGCAGGCATTGATGTGCGTTTATTAATGCCGAGCAAACCGGATAAGCGCACAGTCTTTTATGCATCGAGATCGTATTTCCCGGAGTTATTAGATGCAGGTGTGAAAATATATGAATATGAAAAAGGATTTCTGCATAGTAAAGTTGTAATTGTTGATTCTGACTTGGCTTCCATTGGGACAGCAAATATGGACATGAGAAGTTTTCATTTGAATTTTGAAGTAAATGCCTTTTTATATGATACAGGGAGTATTCGAAAACTTGTACAAGATTTTGAAGAGGACTTACAAGTGTCAAGCGAAATTCATGGTGATCATTTTCATAAACGACGCCTGCATAAACGGATTGTTGAATCAACATATCGCTTACTATCGCCATTATTATAA